The Granulicella sp. 5B5 nucleotide sequence AGAACGTCGTACCCGATGGCGCCACGCCACAGACGCATCCGCCCGCGGCGCCGCAATAACTCTTTTCCCGCAACACAACTCCACACCATGGGCCCGCGAACGTCGCGCGCTCATCCAAACGAAAGACAGGAGAACCCATGTCCACCACCGCCACCTTCAAGACCAGCGAAGGCACCATCGTCTGTAAGCTCTTTGAGGCAGAAGCCCCCGAGACCGTCGCCAACTTCATCGGCCTCGCCGAAGGCACCAAGAAGTGGGACGCGCCCGGCAAGAGGGGCGATAAGCTCTACGACGGCACCATCTTCCACCGTGTCATCCCCGAGTTCATGATCCAGGGTGGGGATCCCCAAGGCTCCGGTATGGGTGGCCCCGGCTACAAGTTTGCGGACGAGACCAAGGGCAGCCCCCACCACTTCAAGACGCCCGGCAAACTCGCCATGGCTAACGCCGGCCCCAACACCAACGGCAGCCAGTTCTTCATCACCGTTACCGACACTAGCTGGCTCACTGGCAAGCACACCATCTTCGGCGAAGTCATCGAAGGCTACGACATCGTCGAGAAGATCAGCAAGGTCCCCCGCGATG carries:
- a CDS encoding peptidylprolyl isomerase, which codes for MSTTATFKTSEGTIVCKLFEAEAPETVANFIGLAEGTKKWDAPGKRGDKLYDGTIFHRVIPEFMIQGGDPQGSGMGGPGYKFADETKGSPHHFKTPGKLAMANAGPNTNGSQFFITVTDTSWLTGKHTIFGEVIEGYDIVEKISKVPRDGMDRPKTPVVLESVTINRS